In Chrysemys picta bellii isolate R12L10 chromosome 3, ASM1138683v2, whole genome shotgun sequence, a single genomic region encodes these proteins:
- the SMIM8 gene encoding small integral membrane protein 8 isoform X1, producing MCKIPGTCNDSSLIKMSSAPEPPNIKKEAPKEKDSRIPGLRGVRTTTLFRAVNPELFIKPNKPVMAFGLITITLCVAYIGYLHATQENKKDLYEAVDSEGARYMRRKTSKWD from the exons ATGTGCAAGATTCCAGGAACAT GTAATGATTCATCATTAATCAAGATGTCCTCAGCACCTGAGCCCCCAAACATTAAAAAAGAAGCACCCAAAGAGAAAGACAGTCGAATTCCAGGACTCAGGGGTGTCCGTACAACCACCCTGTTCCGAGCTGTGAATCCAGAACTTTTCATTAAACCC aacaaaCCTGTTATGGCTTTTGGACTCATAACAATTACCCTGTGTGTGGCCTACATTGGTTATTTACATGCAACACAGGAGAATAAAAAGGACCTCTATGAAGCTGTTGACAGTGAAGGAGCCAGATATATGAGGAGGAAGACTTCCAAGTGGGATTAA
- the SMIM8 gene encoding small integral membrane protein 8 isoform X2 → MSSAPEPPNIKKEAPKEKDSRIPGLRGVRTTTLFRAVNPELFIKPNKPVMAFGLITITLCVAYIGYLHATQENKKDLYEAVDSEGARYMRRKTSKWD, encoded by the exons ATGTCCTCAGCACCTGAGCCCCCAAACATTAAAAAAGAAGCACCCAAAGAGAAAGACAGTCGAATTCCAGGACTCAGGGGTGTCCGTACAACCACCCTGTTCCGAGCTGTGAATCCAGAACTTTTCATTAAACCC aacaaaCCTGTTATGGCTTTTGGACTCATAACAATTACCCTGTGTGTGGCCTACATTGGTTATTTACATGCAACACAGGAGAATAAAAAGGACCTCTATGAAGCTGTTGACAGTGAAGGAGCCAGATATATGAGGAGGAAGACTTCCAAGTGGGATTAA